One window of the Hippocampus zosterae strain Florida chromosome 8, ASM2543408v3, whole genome shotgun sequence genome contains the following:
- the rpl36 gene encoding 60S ribosomal protein L36, whose translation MAIRYPMAVGLNKGHRVTKNVTAPKHSRRRGRLTKHSKFVRDMIREVCGFAPYERRAMELLKVSKDKRALKFIKKRIGTHIRAKRKREELSNVLAAMRKAAAKKD comes from the exons ATGGCTATTCGCTACCCGATGGCCGTCGGCCTCAATAAAGGCCACCGAGTCACCAAAAACGTCACCGCCCCCAAACACAGCCGCCGCCGCGGG CGTCTGACCAAGCACAGCAAGTTTGTCCGAGACATGATCCGCGAGGTGTGCGGCTTTGCTCCGTACGAGAGGCGAGCCATGGAGTTGCTCAAAGTGTCCAAGGACAAGCGGGCACTCAAGTTCATCAAGAAAAGG ATTGGCACCCACATCCGGGCCAAGAGAAAGCGTGAGGAGCTGAGCAACGTGCTGGCCGCCATGAGGAAGGCCGCTGCCAAGAAGGACTAA